The Lutibacter sp. A64 genome segment AAATCAAATGAAAAATCAAGTTAATGCTCAATTGTCATACTCAAATATAACGGCGCCTTTTAGCGGTGTTATTACGGGTAAATTTATAAATGCAGGAGATATGGCAAATCCTGGTATGCCTCTAATTAGCATTGAAAATCCGGGTAAATTTCAAGTAATTGCTATGGTTCCAGAATCTGAAATTACTTCAATAAAAAATGGTACTACAGTAGATGTTTTAATAAAATCTATCAATAAAATTTTAAAAGGAACAATTACTGAAGTTAGTTCTTCAACAAAAAATACTGGGGGACAGTATTTAGTAAAAATTGTGTTAGAAGAGACAGATGTTAAATTATTATCTGGAATGTTTGCTTCAGTACAATTTCCAACAGAAAAAACTGCAAGAGAAAATACACCAATTTTAATTCCTACATCTTCTATTATTGAACGTGGTGAATTAAGAGGCGTTTATGTTGTAAGTCAGTCTAATACCGCATTATTACGTTGGTTGCGTTTAGGAAAAGAGTTTGGCGATAAAACAGAAGTTTTATCTGGATTATCGGCAGAAGACAGATTTGTTTTAACGTCTGAAAGTAAAATAGTTAACGGTTCTAAACTTAACGTACAATAATTATGAAACGTTCTTGATTAACTAATTATTAAAATCGAAAATAATTAGTTAATCCTAGAAAGTTCCATCTAACTTATTTAAAAAATTAAAAAATACATAGATGAAAGAAGGATTAGCTGGCGGTATAGCCAAAGTATTTATGAATTCAAAATTAACTATTTTGTTAATGATTATGTTTATGGTCATTGGTGTATATAGTTCATTTTTAATTCCAAGAGAAGAAGAACCACAAATAGACGTGCCAATTGCAGATGTTTTTGTAAGTTATCCAGGTGCAAGTTCTGTTGAGGTTGAATCTAGAGTAGTAAAACCACTAGAAAAAATTGTTTCAAATATTAAAGGAATAGAATATGTGTATTCTACTTCAATGAATGAACAAGCAATGTTAATTGTACAATTTTATGTTGGTGAAGATATTGAACGTTCGTTTGTAAAGCTTTATAACGAAATTATGAAGCATATGGATCAAATGCCGCAAGGTGTTTCTATGCCATTAGTAAAAACAAGAGCAATAGATGATGTTCCAATGTTGGCTTTAACATTATGGAGTGAAACGTATGATGATTACCAATTAAAACAAGTTGCTAGCGAATTAACTAGTGAAATTGAAAAAATTAATGATGTTGCCATTACCAAAGCAATTGGTGGTAGAAATAGACAAGTGCGTGTTGTTTTAGATAAAGATAAAATGGCAGAAAGTGGCTTGGATATGTTAAGTGTTACTCAAAAAATTCAAGCAAATAACCAACAATTAACTTCGGGTAGTTTTGATAATAATAATACAGAATACCTGGTAAATACAGGAAATTTTTTAACAAATGTTGAAGATGTAGAAAATTTAGTGGTAGGTGTACAACAAAATATGCCTGTTTATTTAAAACAAATTGCAACTATAACAGACGGACCTGAAATTCCAAAAGAATATGTGTCTTTTGGTTATGGAAAAGCAAATGAATTATCTGAAACTTATGCTTCAGAATATCCTGCAGTTACTATTTCTATTGGGAAAAGAAAAGGTGCTGATGCTATGAAAATTTCAGAAAAAATATTAGATAAAGTAGAGCATTTAAGACAAGATTTATTGCCAGATGATGTTCATATGACAGTTACACGTAATTATGGTGAAACTGCATCTCATAAAGTTTCTGAACTTTTAATGCATTTAATTGGTTCTATTTTAGCCGTTACAATTGTAGTAATGTTAGCAATGGGCTGGCGTGGTGGTTTGGTAGTGTTTCTATCAGTACCAATTACATTTGCTATGACATTGTTTAGCTATTATATGTTAGATTATACCCTAAATAGAATTACACTATTTGCATTGGTATTTGTAACAGGTATTGTGGTAGATGATTCCATTATTATAGCCGAAAATATGCACAGGCATTTTAAAATGAAGCGATTACCATTTAAACAAGCCGCATTATACGCTATTAATGAAGTTGGTAACCCAACAATTTTAGCAACATTTACCGTAATTGCATCTGTATTACCGATGGCATTTGTATCTGGTTTAATGGGGCCTTATATGAGCCCAATGCCTATTGGAGCATCAATAGCAATGATAATTTCTTTATTTGTAGCTTTAACAATAACACCTTATTTAGGATTTTATATTTTAAGAGAAAAAGATAAACAAGAAGAAAAGAAAGAGCAAGGCGTAGAAACTACTTTTATATTTAAATTATATAACAAGTTAGAAAAACCATTGCTAGAAAATAAAAAGAAACGTTGGTTATTTTTAGGACTAACATCGTTATTATTACTAGCTTCAATGGCTTTATTTTATACCAAGGGAGTTGCCGTAAAAATGCTGCCTTTTGATAATAAGAATGAATTTCAAGTGGTAGTAGATATGCCAGAAGGTACAACTTTAGAAAATACATCAGCAGTAACAAGAGAAATTGCTAATTATTTATCTCAAAGACCTGAAGTTGATAATTATCAAAGTTTTGTAGGTACTTCTGCACCAATTACATTTAACGGTTTGGTACGTCATTACGATTTACGTGGAGGTTCTAATATGGCCGATATTCAAGTAAATTTAATTGATAAAGAAGAACGCTCAGAACAAAGTCATGATGTAGCAAAAAAATTAAGAGCCGATATTCAAGAAATTGGAAAACGCTTTAATGCAAATGTGAAATTGGTTGAGGTTCCACCAGGACCACCAGTAATGTCTACAATTGTTGCTGAAGTTTATGGACCAGATTATAAAGAGCAGATTAATATTGCAAAACAGTTGAAAGGTATTGTTTCAACAACAAATGATATTGTTGATGTTGACGATATGATTGAAGCGGATCAAACAGAATTTAATTTTGTTATAGATAAAGAAAAAGCAATGTTAAATGGAGTTGCTCCTCAACAAATTGTAGCCACTTTAAAAATGGCGCTTTCAGAACAACCAATTTCAGCATTGTATAATGAAACAGCAAACGATCAAGTTGGTTTGGTATTAGCTTTAGATGAAAAAGAAAAGTCTTCAATAAACGATATAAAACAACTAAAAGTTATTTCGCAAATGGGAGTTGCAATTCCTGTTGGTGATTTAATAAAGGTTGAAGAAAAAGTAAGAGAGAAATCAATTTACCGTAAAAATCAGAAACGAGTAGTGTATGTAATTGCTGATATGGCTGGAAAATTAGAAAGTCCTGTATATGGAATCTTAAATATGAGTGATAGGTTAGATGAAATTGAAGTTCCTACCGGATATACTTTAAATGAAGAATTTAATCAACAACCAGTACATGAAGATAATTATACAGTAAAATGGGATGGAGAATGGCAAATTACATATGAAGTATTTAGAGATTTAGGAGCTGCTTTTGCTGTTGCAATATTTGTAATTTATCTACTAATTGTAGGTTGGTTCCAAAACTTTAAAGCGCCATTGGTAATGTTGGTAGCAATTCCGCTTTCTATGGTTGGTATTATAGTTGGCCACTGGCTAATGGGAGCGTTCTTTACTGCAACTTCTATGATTGGAATGATTGCTTTAGCAGGAATTATGGTGCGAAACTCAGTATTATTAATAGACTTTATAGAGCTGCGTTTACAAGACGGTATTCCGTTAAAACAAGCAGTAATTGAGGCAGGAGCTGTAAGAACAACACCAATATTATTAACAGCTGGAACCGTGGTAATAGGAGCATTTGTAATTTTATTTGATCCAATTTTCCAAGGATTAGCAATCTCATTAATGGGAGGTACAATTACAGCAACGGTTTTAACTTTATTAGTAGTGCCGTTAGTATATTATATGACAGAGAAACATAAATATCCAGAAAAATAATAGAAACTCGTTTATCTAAATTTATTTTAGGTTCTTATAAAAATTACTTCAATTTCACTGGGTAACCAAAATTTAGTGGAATTGAAGTATTGTTTAAGAATAACGAGGTATTCAAATAGAAAATAACCAGTATAATTCACTATAAACCAAATTAAATATGAAACTACTTATAATAACAAGCGTATCACAATTTGAAAAAGATGTGTCTAAAATTTTTGAAAAAGCAGAAATATTAGTGTATAGTACTTCTGATATTCAAGGACAAAAATTTTTCCCTTCTAAAACTATTCAAAATAATTGGTTTTCTGCGCAAAGAGATTCACATGATTCTAAATTATATTTTGCATTTACAACCGAAGATAAAGTAGAAGCAATTTTTAAAGGAGTAGAAGCATTTAATGCAGAAAAATCAAAATCTAATCCAATTAAAGCAATTGTATTAGAAATAGAAAAATATATTAACTAAAAAATTAAAAAAATGAAATCAAGATTAATGAATATTATTCCTGGAGCTTTTATATTAATTAGTTTAGCTCTTGCCGTTTATGTAAATGAAAATTGGCTTTGGTTTACCGCATTTGTAGGTGCAAATTTATTTCAACGTGGATTTACAAAATGGTGCTTACTAGAAATTATTTTAGGTAAATTAGGGGTTAAAGATTAATTACTTTACTATTTTTGCCGAAAATAAAGGCAATTAAAAGAAAATTTAAACATATAATTTCAAGTGTTTTACTTGTTGCTGTACTGCTACCATTTGCAGTACAGTTCATTCATTCTTTTAAAAAACACGAACACTCGGTTTGTAACGCTCAAAATAAAGTTCATTTTGACATACATGAAATTGATTGTTCGGTTTTTCATTTTATAATAAATACCAATGCTGTTAATTTTGAATCTGAAATTACTTTCTTAGATAACGATTTTGACTTCGAAAAAAATTATTCAGAAAAACTGAGAATTAAAACAGTTGAGCTTTATTTTAAATCTTCCAGAGCACCTCCCTTTTTATTGGTTTAACAGTTTAAATATAGAGTGTTTTAGTTGTAATTGACTGAAACATAATTTAATATCAATAAGAAAATACAGATTACATGAAAATATTTTTAGGAATTCTATTTGTAGGATTATCTTTTGTTGCACAAGCACAACATACTATTTCTGGTACTATAACCGATACAAACAACCAACCACTCTTAGGAGTTGAAGTGTTTGTAGAAGAACTCCATAAAGGAACTTCAACAGATGAAAATGGTTATTTTGAATTAAATAATTTACCTAATAATACAATAAAATTAACCATCGTTTTTTTAGGTTATAAAACTCAAATTAAAACAGTTGAACTTAATATTGCAACAACAGAGTTAACATTTATTTTAGAAGAAAGTGTATTTAAAATGGATGAAGTAATTATTTCAACGCCATTTAATAAGTTACAAAGTGAAAATGTAATGAAAGTTGAAAAGGCTACCATTGCACAATTACAAAATAAAGGAATGTTGACTTTAAGTGAAGGAATTAGTTCTTTACCTGGTGTGTCTACAATAGCTACAGGAACCGGAATTGGAAAGCCTGTTATTAGAGGTTTACGAGGTAATAGAGTACTTGTTTATAGCCAGGGTTTACGATTAGAAAATCAGCAATTTGGAGACGAACATGGTTTGGGGGTTGATGCATCAAGTATTGAAAGTTTAGAGGTTATAAAAGGTCCAGCATCTTTATTATATGGGTCAGATGCTTTGGGTGGTGTTTTATATTTTAATCCTATAAAATTTGCACCAATAAACAGTTTTAATATTTCTGGAGGTCAAACTTTTTATTCAAATACAGCAGGAAGTAGTACTTTATTTAGTGCTAAACAATCGTATAATAAATGGAAGTTTTTAGTAAACGGATCGCATAATACTCATAGCGATTATAAAACTGCAAATGATGAACGTGTAACAAATACACGATTTAATGAAACCAATTTTAATACAGCAATTGGATATAATAGTGAGCGTATTTCTAGCATAGTTCGTTTTTTATACAACAGAAGTATTATTGGTATTCCTGAAGAAATTGGAGTACAGTCTACTTCAAAAGAAAAAATGCTTCCTTACCAAGATTTAACAACTAAAATGTTGAGTTTAAACAATACTATTTTCTTGAATAATTCAAAAATTTCAACAGTATTTGGTTATACCGAAAATTTACGAAATGAATTTGAAGAACACGACCATGATGAACATTTAGAACAAGATGACCACGATAACGAAGCTCATGTAGAAGAGGAAGATCACGAAAGTGAAGAAGCTGCTTTACAACTAAAATTAGATACTTATAGTTACGATATTAAATGGCATTTGCCAAAATTTAATTCAATTGAAACAGTTATTGGAGTGCAAGGAATGCATCAAAAAAATAAGAATTTTGGTGAAGAAATTTTAATTCCAGATGCTACAACTAATGATGTTGGTGTTTTTGTAACTGCAATGTATCAAATAAGTAATAGCAGTTTTCAAGGAGGATTTCGTTTTGATACTAGAAATATTTCAACAGCTTACCATGAAGTTTTGCATGAAGATGAAATCCATATTTTTGAAGCTATTGATAAAACATTTGATAATATTTCGGCTTCAATAGGGTATAAAACACTTTTATTTAATACAGTAATTAGTAGATTTAACGTTGCTTCAGGTTTTAAAGCTCCAAATTTGGCCGAATTAACTTCAAATGGAGTTCACCATGGTTCTAATAGATTTGAACTTGGGAATACTAAGTTAAAACAAGAACAAAACCTTCAATCGGATATTTCTTTTGAATATAAAACAGATCATTTTGAATTGGTTGCAAATGGTTTTTACAATCATATTAACGATTATATTTTTATTTCTCCAACAGGTGAGGTAGAAGATGGTAACGATGTTTATAGTTATACGCAAGAAAATGCAAAATTATATGGAGGAGAATTTGGATTGCATTTACATCCACATCCTTTAGATTGGTTGCATTTAAATAGTAATTTTGAATTGGTTGTTGGAAAACAAGATAATGGAGATTACTTACCGTTAATACCAGCCAATAAACTTACAAATACTATAAGAGCAGAGTTTAATAATACAAATACATTACAAAATGGATTTGCATCTATTACTCTTGAAAATACTTTTAAACAAACTAATATAAGTGAATTTGAGACCAAGAGTAATGCTTATAACCTGATAAATGTTGGTGTTGGAGGCACTGTTAAATTTAATAAACTATATTTTGATGTTAACTTAAATGTAAATAATGTTTTTAATGAATCGTATATTTCTCATTTATCTCGTTTAAAATCAGATGGCATTCTAAACATTGGAAGAAATTTTATTACAAGTATAAAATTTAAATTTTAGTCAAAATAAATTCTAAGAAATTAAAATTAGGTGTTTAGAAATTTATTTTCTAAGCACTCTATTTTGCTATTTTAATTAATTATAAATAACCAATTATAGTTAAATGTTTTGTTTGTAAATATGTTAAAATTAGTGTTTTAGATTTTGAATACAGGTTTAAAAATTCCTTTTTAATAATTATTAACATTTTGTTT includes the following:
- a CDS encoding YgaP family membrane protein, whose translation is MKSRLMNIIPGAFILISLALAVYVNENWLWFTAFVGANLFQRGFTKWCLLEIILGKLGVKD
- a CDS encoding efflux RND transporter permease subunit, giving the protein MKEGLAGGIAKVFMNSKLTILLMIMFMVIGVYSSFLIPREEEPQIDVPIADVFVSYPGASSVEVESRVVKPLEKIVSNIKGIEYVYSTSMNEQAMLIVQFYVGEDIERSFVKLYNEIMKHMDQMPQGVSMPLVKTRAIDDVPMLALTLWSETYDDYQLKQVASELTSEIEKINDVAITKAIGGRNRQVRVVLDKDKMAESGLDMLSVTQKIQANNQQLTSGSFDNNNTEYLVNTGNFLTNVEDVENLVVGVQQNMPVYLKQIATITDGPEIPKEYVSFGYGKANELSETYASEYPAVTISIGKRKGADAMKISEKILDKVEHLRQDLLPDDVHMTVTRNYGETASHKVSELLMHLIGSILAVTIVVMLAMGWRGGLVVFLSVPITFAMTLFSYYMLDYTLNRITLFALVFVTGIVVDDSIIIAENMHRHFKMKRLPFKQAALYAINEVGNPTILATFTVIASVLPMAFVSGLMGPYMSPMPIGASIAMIISLFVALTITPYLGFYILREKDKQEEKKEQGVETTFIFKLYNKLEKPLLENKKKRWLFLGLTSLLLLASMALFYTKGVAVKMLPFDNKNEFQVVVDMPEGTTLENTSAVTREIANYLSQRPEVDNYQSFVGTSAPITFNGLVRHYDLRGGSNMADIQVNLIDKEERSEQSHDVAKKLRADIQEIGKRFNANVKLVEVPPGPPVMSTIVAEVYGPDYKEQINIAKQLKGIVSTTNDIVDVDDMIEADQTEFNFVIDKEKAMLNGVAPQQIVATLKMALSEQPISALYNETANDQVGLVLALDEKEKSSINDIKQLKVISQMGVAIPVGDLIKVEEKVREKSIYRKNQKRVVYVIADMAGKLESPVYGILNMSDRLDEIEVPTGYTLNEEFNQQPVHEDNYTVKWDGEWQITYEVFRDLGAAFAVAIFVIYLLIVGWFQNFKAPLVMLVAIPLSMVGIIVGHWLMGAFFTATSMIGMIALAGIMVRNSVLLIDFIELRLQDGIPLKQAVIEAGAVRTTPILLTAGTVVIGAFVILFDPIFQGLAISLMGGTITATVLTLLVVPLVYYMTEKHKYPEK
- a CDS encoding efflux RND transporter periplasmic adaptor subunit is translated as MKNIFKILTIITLTIVISCGKDNVKVVDNRVAVNVKVSTPSSEVGTFITASGKVEATQNANLSTRNMGYVNKVHVNVGDKVSKGQLLLSINSADILAQKAQVGASIAEATAAFKSAEKDYNRFKVLFSSNSASQKEMDDITANYEMAKARLEATNQMKNQVNAQLSYSNITAPFSGVITGKFINAGDMANPGMPLISIENPGKFQVIAMVPESEITSIKNGTTVDVLIKSINKILKGTITEVSSSTKNTGGQYLVKIVLEETDVKLLSGMFASVQFPTEKTARENTPILIPTSSIIERGELRGVYVVSQSNTALLRWLRLGKEFGDKTEVLSGLSAEDRFVLTSESKIVNGSKLNVQ
- a CDS encoding TonB-dependent receptor, whose product is MKIFLGILFVGLSFVAQAQHTISGTITDTNNQPLLGVEVFVEELHKGTSTDENGYFELNNLPNNTIKLTIVFLGYKTQIKTVELNIATTELTFILEESVFKMDEVIISTPFNKLQSENVMKVEKATIAQLQNKGMLTLSEGISSLPGVSTIATGTGIGKPVIRGLRGNRVLVYSQGLRLENQQFGDEHGLGVDASSIESLEVIKGPASLLYGSDALGGVLYFNPIKFAPINSFNISGGQTFYSNTAGSSTLFSAKQSYNKWKFLVNGSHNTHSDYKTANDERVTNTRFNETNFNTAIGYNSERISSIVRFLYNRSIIGIPEEIGVQSTSKEKMLPYQDLTTKMLSLNNTIFLNNSKISTVFGYTENLRNEFEEHDHDEHLEQDDHDNEAHVEEEDHESEEAALQLKLDTYSYDIKWHLPKFNSIETVIGVQGMHQKNKNFGEEILIPDATTNDVGVFVTAMYQISNSSFQGGFRFDTRNISTAYHEVLHEDEIHIFEAIDKTFDNISASIGYKTLLFNTVISRFNVASGFKAPNLAELTSNGVHHGSNRFELGNTKLKQEQNLQSDISFEYKTDHFELVANGFYNHINDYIFISPTGEVEDGNDVYSYTQENAKLYGGEFGLHLHPHPLDWLHLNSNFELVVGKQDNGDYLPLIPANKLTNTIRAEFNNTNTLQNGFASITLENTFKQTNISEFETKSNAYNLINVGVGGTVKFNKLYFDVNLNVNNVFNESYISHLSRLKSDGILNIGRNFITSIKFKF